One window from the genome of Stegostoma tigrinum isolate sSteTig4 chromosome 27, sSteTig4.hap1, whole genome shotgun sequence encodes:
- the LOC132211010 gene encoding LIM domain and actin-binding protein 1-like yields the protein MSLLFSPLNYYQKFQLLARELCVTCQKTVYPMERLVANQQVFHNFCFRCSHCNTKLSIGNFASLHGNVYCKPHFSQLFKSKGNYDEGFGHKPHKELWMAKTECDTTEHKNEVATNKSETKTEDSGVDELSILKVGVLAASMEALVTSTPPEKMEKPVETRKLKIAWPPPNEAVSKGIGSSEESLRVNKPKWPPEDDFQHLTKRNSEFIGTSRLRRSASLKERCRPFTIAAPLRPIAIKEPGRNPSAKNTTQDLIIKEREAKRQTDEWKNEQESTLENEHEQPVTTELKGMQDDLVTEKVVEVKSNKKLLQDKDVEELHLHKEEAREPDFLECEEQKSNQKMVELQTSGETVSSNEHVPENERKLEDIGFWDGDETEVEGFSSICR from the exons ATGAGTCTGCTTTTTTCCCCCCTAAATTACTACCAGAAATTTCAGCTTCTAGCTAGAGAGTTGTGTGTCACCTGCCAAAAAACTGTCTATCCAATGGAGCGTCTTGTTGCAAACCAGCAGGTGTTTCATAATTTCTGCTTCCGCTGCAGCCACTGCAACACTAAGCTGAG CATTGGGAATTTTGCTTCACTACATGGGAATGTGTACTGCAAGCCACACTTCAGCCAGCTCTTCAAATCCAAAGGTAATTATGACGAGGGATTTGGTCATAAGCCACACAAGGAGCTGTGGATGGCCAAAACTGAGTGTGACACTACAGAACACAAGAATGAAGTTGCCACGAATAAATCTGAGACCAAAACTGAGGACTCTGGAGTAGATGAGCTTTCCATACTCAAGGTAGGTGTTTTGGCTGCCAGCATGGAGGCCTTAGTTACTAGTACTCCACCAGAAAAGATGGAGAAACCTGTTGAaacaagaaaattaaaaatagCTTGGCCACCACCTAATGAAGCAGTTAGTAAAGGAATTGGCTCTTCTGAAGAGAGCCTCCGAGTTAACAAACCAAAATGGCCTCCAGAGGATGATTTCCAACACCTGACCAAGAGAAACTCTGAATTCATTGGTACGTCCAGACTGAGGCGAAGCGCTTCTCTGAAAGAACGATGTAGACCATTTACCATTGCTGCACCTCTGAGACCTATAGCCATTAAAGAGCCAGGAAGAAATCCATCTGCTAAAAATACAACACAGGATCTGATCATTAAAGAAAGAGAAGCCAAAAGACAGACTGATGAATGGAAGAATGAACAAGAGTCAACTCTGGAAAATGAGCATGAGCAACCAGTGACTACTGAGCTCAAGGGCATGCAAGATGATTTGGTGACTGAAAAGGTTGTAGAAGTGAAAAGCAACAAAAAGCTGCTTCAAGATAAGGATGTAGAGGAACTTCACCTCCACAAGGAAGAGGCCAGAGAACCTGACTTTCTGGAGTGTGAGGAGCAGAAATCCAATCAAAAAATGGTTGAATTGCAAACTTCTGGAGAGACAGTTAGCTCAAATGAGCATGTTCCAGAGAATGAGAGAAAACTGGAAGATATTGGTTTTTGGGATGGGGATGAAACTGAAGTGgagggattctccagcatctgca GATAA